A genomic segment from Cuculus canorus isolate bCucCan1 chromosome 18, bCucCan1.pri, whole genome shotgun sequence encodes:
- the TMEM100 gene encoding transmembrane protein 100 gives MTNEPIKEILGTPKHPDPVTMEKSNNNDCVITTIPLVSECQLTAATGGAELSCYRCTIPFGVVILIAGIVVTAVAYSFNSHGSIISVFGLVLLSSGLLLLASSAVCWKIRQQNKKAKRRESQTALVANQRTLFG, from the coding sequence ATGACAAATGAACCTATTAAAGAGATCCTGGGCACCCCAAAGCATCCTGATCCTGTAACCATGGAGAAGAGCAATAACAATGACTGTGTGATAACCACCATCCCTCTCGTCAGCGAATGCCAGCTGACTGCAGCCACAGGGGGAGCAGAGCTCTCCTGTTACCGCTGTACCATTCCCTTCGGTGTGGTTATCCTCATAGCTGGCATTGTGGTTACTGCTGTGGCATACAGCTTCAATTCCCATGGATCAATCATCTCGGTGTTTGGATTAGTCCTCTTGTCATCAGGACTCCTTTTGCTGGCTTCTAGTGCAGTGTGCTGGAAAATAAGgcagcaaaacaagaaagcaaagaggCGGGAGAGCCAGACAGCGCTTGTGGCAAATCAGCGAACCTTGTTTGGCTAA
- the PCTP gene encoding phosphatidylcholine transfer protein isoform X1, whose translation MEEAPAPRGFSEEQFRAACRELEAPAAGGAWQLLVQSVGVSIYRLQDEQSGLYEYKIFGGLADCPPKLCVDVYMDLDFRKQWDQYVKELYEETYDGEKVVYWEVKYPFPLSNRDYVYIRECREMDVDGRKMWVVLAQSVSVPQCPEKPGIIRVKSYKQSLAIESDGKTGSKVYMYYFDNPGGMIPSWLVNWAAKSGVPAFLKDVQKACRSYSKST comes from the exons ATGGAGGAGGCTCCGGCGCCGCGGGGCTTCTCCGAGGAGCAGTTCCGTGCCGCCTGCCGCGAGCTGGAGGCGCCGGCGGCGGGGGGAGCGTGGCAGCTGCTGGTGCAGAGCGTGGGCGTCAGCATCTACCGGCTGCAGGACGAG CAATCAGGACTTTATGAGTATAAAATCTTTGGTGGTCTTGCTGACTGTCCCCCCAAACTGTGTGTGGATGTCTATATGGATTtagatttcagaaaacaatggGATCAATACGTTAAAG AACTATATGAGGAAACATACGATGGTGAAAAAGTAGTCTACTGGGAAGTGAAGTACCCTTTTCCTCTCTCGAACAGAGAT TATGTCTATATTCGTGAATGTCGAGAGATGGATGTTGATGGGCGGAAGATGTGGGTTGTGTTAGCTCAAAGTGTGTCTGTTCCACAGTGCCCTGAAAAGCCTGGTATTATCAGAGTTAAAAGCTATAAACAAAGTCTGGCAATTGAAAGTGATGGCAAGACTGGATCTAAAG TCTATATGTACTATTTTGATAACCCTGGTGGCATGATTCCGTCATGGCTGGTCAATTGGGCTGCCAAG agTGGTGTGCCTGCTTTCTTGAAGGATGTGCAGAAAGCTTGCCGTAGTTATTCTAAGAGCACATAG
- the PCTP gene encoding phosphatidylcholine transfer protein isoform X2, which translates to MLLQSGLYEYKIFGGLADCPPKLCVDVYMDLDFRKQWDQYVKELYEETYDGEKVVYWEVKYPFPLSNRDYVYIRECREMDVDGRKMWVVLAQSVSVPQCPEKPGIIRVKSYKQSLAIESDGKTGSKVYMYYFDNPGGMIPSWLVNWAAKSGVPAFLKDVQKACRSYSKST; encoded by the exons ATGCTTCTG CAATCAGGACTTTATGAGTATAAAATCTTTGGTGGTCTTGCTGACTGTCCCCCCAAACTGTGTGTGGATGTCTATATGGATTtagatttcagaaaacaatggGATCAATACGTTAAAG AACTATATGAGGAAACATACGATGGTGAAAAAGTAGTCTACTGGGAAGTGAAGTACCCTTTTCCTCTCTCGAACAGAGAT TATGTCTATATTCGTGAATGTCGAGAGATGGATGTTGATGGGCGGAAGATGTGGGTTGTGTTAGCTCAAAGTGTGTCTGTTCCACAGTGCCCTGAAAAGCCTGGTATTATCAGAGTTAAAAGCTATAAACAAAGTCTGGCAATTGAAAGTGATGGCAAGACTGGATCTAAAG TCTATATGTACTATTTTGATAACCCTGGTGGCATGATTCCGTCATGGCTGGTCAATTGGGCTGCCAAG agTGGTGTGCCTGCTTTCTTGAAGGATGTGCAGAAAGCTTGCCGTAGTTATTCTAAGAGCACATAG